The following are encoded together in the Arthrobacter sp. Y-9 genome:
- a CDS encoding ABC transporter permease, translating into MNVLARSVGNAFRNTIRTTAVVAVLAVAIGLALAMLVANQAVGAKVQELNASVGTVLTVNPAGGQGFDGGGEPLTEAEAKTAAAVPHVQSVVSTKALRLRTESSASSGTQEPGFGGPGGQTTAVTTSLQPAIDAGTLGRRNNSGSTEGSGGGGTGGSGTGGAQNRTFQLPITATGTGAEVDSAGKALNITAGTGLGDYTKASTKALVGTTLATKNGLKPGSVFTIDGKNYTVAGLFDAGTEFGNNAVYLTLPQAQALAGTTGEVSSMIVTVDSMANVDSTRTALQSALGSSKADVTQGQRNLASAVSSLDSVKNISMVAFIASLATAGLVVLFIMVLLVRERRREIGVLKAIGAPNRTIGLQFVLEALVLVALGSVVGGVIASFASSGIASALVSSNTAGAAAGRRGQGGGFGPGGGGGGFLGGANQLLTSVNASVSPGVIALGIGAVFVVAIIGALVPALLTARIRPIEVLRGE; encoded by the coding sequence GTGAACGTCCTTGCCCGGAGCGTAGGCAATGCCTTCCGCAACACCATCAGAACGACGGCGGTGGTGGCCGTCCTGGCGGTCGCCATCGGCCTGGCGCTGGCCATGCTCGTGGCCAACCAGGCCGTCGGGGCCAAAGTCCAGGAGCTGAACGCTTCCGTGGGGACCGTCCTGACGGTCAATCCCGCGGGCGGCCAGGGATTCGACGGCGGCGGGGAACCGCTGACCGAGGCTGAGGCGAAGACGGCCGCGGCAGTGCCGCATGTGCAGTCGGTCGTGTCGACGAAGGCCCTGCGGCTGCGCACGGAGAGTTCGGCGTCGTCCGGCACGCAGGAGCCTGGCTTCGGTGGACCCGGGGGGCAGACCACCGCCGTGACCACGAGCCTGCAGCCCGCCATCGACGCCGGCACTCTGGGTCGGCGCAACAACTCCGGCTCCACGGAAGGCTCTGGCGGCGGGGGAACCGGCGGCTCTGGCACCGGTGGCGCGCAGAACCGCACGTTCCAGCTCCCCATCACGGCCACCGGCACCGGCGCCGAGGTGGACAGCGCCGGCAAGGCCCTGAACATCACCGCGGGCACCGGGCTCGGTGATTACACGAAGGCGAGCACCAAGGCCCTGGTCGGCACGACGCTCGCCACCAAGAACGGCCTGAAGCCGGGTTCGGTCTTCACCATCGACGGGAAGAACTACACGGTGGCGGGCCTCTTCGACGCGGGCACCGAGTTCGGGAACAACGCCGTCTATCTGACCCTGCCGCAGGCGCAGGCTCTCGCGGGAACCACCGGCGAGGTGTCCAGCATGATCGTCACCGTGGACTCGATGGCGAACGTCGACTCGACCCGCACCGCTCTGCAGTCCGCGCTGGGCTCCAGCAAGGCCGACGTCACCCAGGGACAGCGCAATCTGGCGAGTGCCGTGAGCTCACTGGACAGCGTCAAGAACATCTCGATGGTGGCCTTCATCGCCTCACTGGCCACGGCCGGGCTGGTGGTCCTCTTCATCATGGTGCTGCTCGTCCGGGAACGCCGCCGCGAGATCGGCGTCCTGAAGGCGATCGGCGCTCCGAACCGCACCATCGGTCTGCAGTTCGTGCTGGAGGCGCTCGTCCTCGTGGCGCTCGGCAGCGTCGTCGGCGGTGTCATCGCGTCCTTCGCCAGCAGCGGGATCGCGTCGGCGCTCGTCAGCTCCAACACGGCCGGAGCGGCGGCGGGACGCCGTGGCCAGGGCGGTGGGTTCGGTCCCGGCGGCGGGGGAGGCGGGTTCCTGGGAGGCGCCAATCAGCTCCTGACCTCCGTCAATGCGAGCGTCTCGCCGGGCGTCATCGCCCTGGGCATCGGAGCCGTGTTCGTCGTGGCCATCATCGGCGCCCTGGTTCCCGCGCTCCTGACCGCGCGCATCCGCCCCATCGAAGTCCTGCGAGGAGAGTAG
- a CDS encoding response regulator transcription factor, translating into MTDQSPAAEARATPEARPAARVVIVDDHAIFRSGLRADLGDTIEVVGEAGSVDQAVEVITQEVPDVVLLDVHLPGGLGGGGREVINRCAALLGQVRFLALSVSDAASDVVSVIRAGARGYVTKTISGEEITAAVHRVAGGDAVFSPRLAGFVLDAFGTAVEDIADDELDRLSARELEVMRLIARGYSYKEVAKELFISIKTVETHVSAVLRKLQLSNRYELSRWAAERRLL; encoded by the coding sequence ATGACTGACCAGAGCCCCGCCGCGGAGGCCCGCGCGACCCCGGAGGCCCGCCCCGCCGCCCGCGTGGTGATCGTGGATGACCACGCCATCTTCCGTTCGGGCCTGCGGGCGGACCTCGGGGACACGATCGAGGTGGTGGGTGAGGCCGGCTCCGTGGATCAGGCCGTCGAGGTGATCACCCAGGAGGTTCCCGACGTCGTGCTCCTGGACGTCCACCTGCCCGGGGGACTGGGCGGGGGCGGCCGTGAGGTGATCAACCGCTGCGCCGCCCTCCTGGGCCAGGTCCGTTTCCTCGCCCTGAGCGTCTCCGACGCCGCGTCCGACGTCGTGTCCGTCATCCGCGCGGGCGCTCGCGGGTACGTGACCAAGACGATCTCCGGCGAGGAGATCACGGCGGCCGTGCACCGGGTGGCCGGCGGTGACGCGGTCTTCTCCCCGCGGCTGGCGGGTTTCGTGCTGGACGCCTTCGGCACCGCGGTGGAGGACATCGCCGACGACGAGCTGGATCGCCTGTCGGCCCGCGAACTGGAGGTCATGCGTCTGATCGCGCGCGGCTACAGCTACAAGGAGGTGGCGAAGGAGCTCTTCATCTCGATCAAGACCGTGGAGACTCACGTCTCCGCCGTGCTCCGCAAGCTGCAGCTCTCCAACCGCTATGAGCTGAGCCGTTGGGCCGCCGAGCGGCGCCTGCTCTGA